One segment of Streptomyces sp. YIM 121038 DNA contains the following:
- a CDS encoding PD40 domain-containing protein, whose protein sequence is MATDQRKKRRGAAGRAAGGSALALLLAAAALPAAVAAPAPRAPAGAAGSTRLISVAVDGGAANGPSGNPVVSADGRVVAFTSRASDLVRDDTNDRADLFVRDLRRGRTQRVVDPLGEPSSPALSATGRYLAYTAQDGDTTAVVVRDLRTGATERADVDLPMPFESGYEPALSADGRTVAFTVDDSDFTTTGAQAVYVRDLRARRTERVSFPVDGDEDFRGFRAPTISADGRRVAYQAVRGTPPRGDWSDVYVHDRDTGGETQADTTPDGSPADGAATGPLLSADGTTLAFTSGASNLVPGPDPNDSVNPFVRDLRTGKVTRVDAVLPGPEGVLSVDAVSAHGSKLLLDTWPVHTVDDAEYVRDLRTGANTLVSPDKDGRPANAVDARMDARARTVVFTGFDDEAFVPGDTNGVPDVFVRTPR, encoded by the coding sequence ATGGCCACAGACCAGCGGAAGAAGAGACGCGGCGCGGCCGGACGCGCGGCGGGCGGGAGCGCCCTCGCCCTGCTGCTCGCGGCCGCGGCCCTGCCCGCGGCCGTCGCCGCACCGGCGCCGCGGGCACCGGCGGGGGCCGCCGGGAGCACGCGGCTGATCAGCGTCGCCGTCGACGGCGGCGCGGCCAACGGCCCCTCCGGCAACCCGGTCGTGAGCGCCGACGGCCGCGTCGTCGCCTTCACCTCGCGGGCGAGCGACCTCGTGCGGGACGACACCAACGACCGGGCCGACCTGTTCGTCCGCGACCTGCGCCGCGGCAGGACCCAGCGCGTCGTGGACCCCCTCGGCGAACCCTCCTCACCCGCCCTCAGCGCGACCGGCCGCTACCTCGCCTACACCGCGCAGGACGGCGACACGACCGCCGTGGTGGTCCGTGACCTGCGTACGGGCGCGACCGAGCGCGCCGACGTCGACCTCCCGATGCCCTTCGAGAGCGGCTACGAGCCCGCGCTCTCCGCCGACGGCCGCACCGTCGCCTTCACCGTCGACGACAGCGACTTCACCACCACCGGGGCCCAGGCCGTCTACGTGCGCGACCTGCGCGCCCGGCGCACCGAGCGGGTCAGCTTCCCCGTCGACGGCGACGAGGACTTCCGCGGCTTCCGCGCCCCGACGATCAGCGCCGACGGCCGGAGGGTGGCCTACCAGGCCGTGCGCGGCACCCCGCCGCGCGGCGACTGGTCCGACGTCTACGTCCACGACCGCGACACCGGCGGCGAGACCCAGGCCGACACCACTCCCGACGGCAGCCCCGCGGACGGCGCCGCCACCGGCCCGCTGCTCAGCGCGGACGGCACCACGCTCGCCTTCACCTCCGGCGCCTCCAACCTCGTCCCGGGCCCGGACCCCAACGACAGCGTCAACCCGTTCGTCCGCGACCTGCGCACCGGCAAGGTCACCCGCGTCGACGCGGTCCTGCCCGGGCCCGAGGGCGTGCTGTCCGTCGACGCGGTCTCCGCCCACGGCTCGAAGCTGCTGCTCGACACCTGGCCGGTCCACACCGTCGACGACGCCGAGTACGTGCGCGACCTGCGCACGGGCGCCAACACCCTGGTGTCGCCCGACAAGGACGGCAGGCCCGCCAACGCCGTGGACGCCCGCATGGACGCCCGCGCGCGGACCGTGGTCTTCACCGGCTTCGACGACGAGGCCTTCGTGCCGGGCGACACCAACGGCGTCCCGGACGTGTTCGTCCGCACCCCGCGCTAA
- a CDS encoding urease subunit alpha, with protein sequence MSVDPYAYAATHGPRAGDRVRLGDSGLTVRVESDAQKYGDEFLAGFGKTARDGLHLKAAAVRDTCDVVISNVLVIDAVQGIRKVSIGIREGRIAAIGRAGNPDTLDGVDVVVGTGTSIVSGEGLIATAGAVDTHVHLLSPRIMEASLASGVTTVIGQEFGPVWGVGVNSPWALRHAFNAFDAWPVNIGFLARGSSSDPAPLVEALAEGGASGFKVHEDMGAHTRALDTALRVAEEHDVQVALHSDGLNECLSVEDTLKVLEGRTIHAFHIEGCGGGHVPNVLKMAGVPNVIGSSTNPTLPFGRDAVAEHYGMIVSVHDLKTDLPGDAAMARDRIRAGTMGAEDVLHDLGAIGITSSDAQGMGRAGETVRRTFAMAGKMKAELGPMDGDGPGDDNARVLRYIAKLTLNPAIAHGLAHEVGSIETGKLADVVLWRPEFFGAKPQLVLKAGFPAYGVVGDPNAATDTCEPLVLGPQFGAYGATAADLSVAFVAQAAVGQGNDLMPTRRRRVAVRGTRGIGPADLRLNSRTGAVDVDQRTGLVTLDGDPLRSEPADSVSLNRLYFL encoded by the coding sequence ATGAGCGTCGACCCGTACGCGTACGCCGCCACGCACGGCCCCCGCGCCGGGGACCGGGTCCGGCTCGGCGACTCCGGCCTGACCGTCCGCGTCGAGTCCGACGCGCAGAAGTACGGCGACGAGTTCCTCGCCGGATTCGGCAAGACGGCCCGCGACGGACTGCACCTCAAGGCCGCCGCCGTCCGCGACACCTGCGACGTCGTGATCAGCAACGTCCTCGTCATCGACGCGGTCCAGGGCATCAGGAAGGTGTCCATCGGCATCCGGGAGGGCCGGATCGCCGCGATCGGCCGGGCCGGGAACCCCGACACCCTCGACGGCGTGGACGTCGTCGTCGGCACCGGTACGTCCATCGTGTCCGGCGAGGGGCTCATCGCCACCGCCGGGGCCGTGGACACCCACGTCCACCTCCTGTCGCCGCGCATCATGGAGGCCTCCCTCGCGTCCGGCGTCACCACGGTCATCGGCCAGGAGTTCGGGCCCGTGTGGGGCGTGGGCGTCAACTCGCCCTGGGCGCTGCGGCACGCCTTCAACGCCTTCGACGCCTGGCCCGTCAACATCGGCTTCCTGGCCCGGGGTTCGTCCTCCGACCCGGCGCCGCTGGTGGAGGCGCTCGCCGAGGGCGGGGCGTCCGGCTTCAAGGTGCACGAGGACATGGGCGCCCACACCCGCGCCCTCGACACCGCGCTGCGCGTCGCCGAGGAGCACGACGTCCAGGTCGCCCTGCACAGCGACGGACTGAACGAGTGCCTGTCGGTCGAGGACACCCTCAAGGTCCTCGAGGGGCGCACCATCCACGCCTTCCACATCGAGGGATGCGGCGGCGGCCACGTACCGAACGTCCTGAAGATGGCGGGCGTGCCGAACGTCATCGGGTCCTCCACCAACCCCACCCTGCCCTTCGGCCGCGACGCCGTGGCCGAGCACTACGGGATGATCGTCTCCGTCCACGACCTGAAGACGGACCTGCCCGGCGACGCCGCCATGGCCCGCGACCGCATCCGCGCCGGGACCATGGGCGCGGAGGACGTGCTGCACGACCTCGGCGCCATCGGCATCACCTCGTCCGACGCCCAGGGCATGGGCCGCGCGGGGGAGACCGTGCGCCGCACCTTCGCCATGGCCGGGAAGATGAAGGCCGAGCTGGGCCCCATGGACGGCGACGGGCCGGGCGACGACAACGCGCGCGTCCTGCGCTACATCGCCAAGCTCACCCTCAACCCCGCCATCGCGCACGGCCTCGCCCACGAGGTCGGCTCGATCGAGACCGGCAAGCTCGCCGACGTCGTGCTGTGGCGGCCCGAGTTCTTCGGCGCCAAACCGCAGCTCGTGCTGAAGGCCGGATTCCCCGCCTACGGCGTCGTCGGCGACCCGAACGCGGCGACCGACACCTGCGAACCCCTCGTCCTCGGGCCGCAGTTCGGGGCGTACGGCGCGACCGCCGCCGACCTCTCCGTCGCCTTCGTCGCGCAGGCCGCCGTGGGCCAGGGCAACGACCTCATGCCCACCCGCCGCCGCCGCGTCGCCGTGCGCGGCACCCGCGGCATCGGCCCCGCCGACCTGCGCCTGAACTCCCGCACGGGCGCCGTCGACGTGGACCAGCGCACCGGTCTCGTCACCCTCGACGGCGACCCGCTGCGCTCCGAGCCCGCCGACTCGGTGTCCCTCAACCGCCTGTACTTCCTCTGA
- a CDS encoding agmatine deiminase family protein: MTLYMPPEWAPHDRTWMAWPGPNTTFQDPADLDAARRAWAAVARAVRRFEPVTLVCGPGQSASARALLGPDVDLVERELDDAWMRDIGPTFVRDTATGGLAAVDWVFNGWGAQEWASWEHDAKIARHVADLAGTPVHASPLVNEGGGIHVDGEGTVLLTETVQLGPERNPGWTRERVEAEVHARLGTTKALWLPRGLTADYPGHGFGTLGHVDIVAAFAAPGVVLVHSQRDPAHPDFEVSKEVAGLLRGRTDARGRALEVVEVPAPTVLADDEGWVDYSYINHYLCNDGVVLCGFDDPRDELAAGIFRRLFPRRTVTLVDARTIFAGGGGIHCVTQQQPRI; this comes from the coding sequence ATGACGCTGTACATGCCCCCGGAGTGGGCCCCGCACGACCGCACCTGGATGGCCTGGCCCGGGCCCAACACCACCTTCCAGGACCCGGCGGACCTGGACGCGGCGCGCCGGGCCTGGGCCGCCGTCGCCCGCGCCGTACGCCGCTTCGAGCCCGTCACCCTGGTGTGCGGCCCCGGCCAGAGCGCGTCCGCCCGTGCGCTCCTCGGCCCGGACGTGGACCTCGTCGAGCGGGAGCTCGACGACGCCTGGATGCGCGACATCGGCCCCACCTTCGTGCGCGACACCGCCACCGGGGGCCTCGCCGCCGTCGACTGGGTGTTCAACGGCTGGGGCGCCCAGGAGTGGGCCTCCTGGGAGCACGACGCGAAGATCGCCCGGCACGTCGCGGACCTCGCGGGCACCCCGGTGCACGCCTCCCCGCTCGTCAACGAGGGCGGCGGCATCCACGTCGACGGCGAGGGCACCGTCCTGCTCACCGAGACCGTGCAGCTGGGCCCCGAGCGCAACCCCGGCTGGACCAGGGAGCGGGTCGAGGCCGAGGTCCACGCCCGCCTCGGCACCACCAAGGCCCTCTGGCTGCCGCGCGGTCTCACCGCCGACTACCCCGGCCACGGCTTCGGCACCCTCGGCCACGTCGACATCGTGGCCGCCTTCGCCGCGCCCGGCGTCGTCCTCGTGCACAGCCAGCGGGACCCGGCCCACCCCGACTTCGAGGTCAGCAAGGAGGTCGCGGGCCTGCTGCGCGGGCGGACCGACGCCCGCGGCCGCGCCCTGGAGGTCGTCGAGGTGCCCGCGCCCACCGTCCTCGCCGACGACGAGGGCTGGGTCGACTACTCGTATATCAACCACTACCTGTGCAACGACGGCGTCGTCCTGTGCGGCTTCGACGATCCGCGCGACGAGCTCGCCGCGGGCATCTTCCGCCGTCTCTTCCCGCGCCGCACGGTCACCCTCGTCGACGCCCGTACGATCTTTGCCGGAGGCGGCGGCATTCACTGCGTCACCCAGCAGCAGCCAAGGATCTAG
- the cimA gene encoding citramalate synthase yields the protein MTTETSSPDDSFHVFDTTLRDGAQREGINLTVADKLTIARHLDDFGVGFIEGGWPGANPRDTEFFARAKEEVTFKNAQLVAFGATRRAGGRAAEDPQVKALLESGAPVITLVAKAHDRHVELALRTTLDENVEMVRDTVSHLRGQGRRVFVDCEHFFDGYRANPEYAKAVVRAAHEAGADVVVLCDTNGGMLPAQVQAVVATVLADTGARLGIHAQDDTGCAVANTLAAVDAGATHVQCTANGYGERVGNANLFPVVAALELKYGKQVLPEGALREMTRVSHAIAEVVNLTPATHQPYVGVSAFAHKAGLHASAIKVDPDLYQHIDPELVGNRIRMLVSDMAGRASIELKGKELGVDLGGDRELVGRVVERVKERELKGYTYEAADASFELLLRAEAEGRARRYFRTESWRAIVEDRPDGSHANEATVKVWAKGERIVATAEGNGPVNALDRALRVGLERMYPELAKLELVDYKVRILEGKHGTSSTTRVLISTTDGDGEWSTVGVADNVIAASWQALEDAVTYGLLRAGVEPVE from the coding sequence ATGACGACGGAAACCAGCAGCCCCGACGATTCGTTCCACGTGTTCGACACCACGCTGCGCGACGGCGCGCAGCGCGAGGGCATCAATCTGACCGTCGCGGACAAGCTGACCATCGCCCGGCATCTGGACGACTTCGGCGTGGGCTTCATCGAGGGCGGCTGGCCCGGCGCCAACCCGCGCGACACCGAGTTCTTCGCCCGCGCCAAGGAAGAGGTCACCTTCAAGAACGCGCAGCTCGTCGCGTTCGGCGCCACCCGTCGCGCGGGCGGCAGAGCCGCCGAGGACCCCCAGGTCAAGGCGCTCCTCGAGTCCGGCGCCCCGGTGATCACGCTGGTCGCCAAGGCGCACGACCGGCACGTCGAACTCGCCCTGCGCACCACGCTCGACGAGAACGTGGAGATGGTCCGCGACACCGTCTCCCACCTGCGCGGGCAGGGCCGCCGCGTCTTCGTCGACTGCGAGCACTTCTTCGACGGCTACCGTGCCAACCCCGAGTACGCGAAGGCGGTCGTGCGGGCCGCGCACGAGGCGGGCGCGGACGTCGTGGTCCTGTGCGACACCAACGGCGGCATGCTCCCCGCCCAGGTGCAGGCCGTCGTCGCCACCGTCCTCGCCGACACCGGCGCCCGGCTCGGCATCCACGCCCAGGACGACACCGGCTGCGCGGTCGCCAACACCCTCGCCGCCGTCGACGCGGGCGCCACCCACGTCCAGTGCACCGCCAACGGCTACGGCGAGCGCGTCGGCAACGCCAACCTCTTCCCGGTCGTCGCCGCCCTGGAGCTGAAGTACGGCAAACAGGTCCTGCCCGAGGGCGCGCTGCGCGAGATGACCCGCGTCTCGCACGCCATCGCCGAGGTCGTGAACCTCACCCCGGCCACCCACCAGCCCTACGTCGGCGTCTCGGCCTTCGCGCACAAGGCGGGCCTGCACGCCTCCGCGATCAAGGTCGACCCGGACCTCTACCAGCACATCGACCCCGAGCTCGTCGGCAACCGCATCCGCATGCTGGTCTCCGACATGGCGGGCCGCGCCTCCATCGAGCTCAAGGGCAAGGAGCTGGGCGTCGACCTGGGCGGCGACCGCGAACTGGTCGGCCGCGTCGTGGAGCGCGTCAAGGAGCGCGAGCTCAAGGGCTACACGTACGAGGCGGCGGACGCCTCCTTCGAGCTGCTCCTGCGGGCGGAGGCCGAGGGGCGCGCGCGGCGCTACTTCCGCACCGAGTCCTGGCGCGCGATCGTCGAGGACCGGCCCGACGGCTCGCACGCCAACGAGGCCACCGTGAAGGTGTGGGCCAAGGGCGAGCGCATCGTGGCGACGGCGGAGGGCAACGGCCCCGTCAACGCCCTCGACCGGGCCCTGCGCGTCGGCCTGGAGCGGATGTACCCGGAGCTGGCCAAGCTGGAGCTGGTGGACTACAAAGTCCGCATCCTGGAGGGCAAGCACGGCACGTCCTCCACCACCCGCGTACTCATCTCCACCACGGACGGCGACGGCGAGTGGTCGACCGTCGGCGTCGCGGACAACGTGATCGCCGCGTCCTGGCAGGCGCTGGAGGACGCGGTCACCTACGGCCTGCTCAGGGCCGGGGTCGAGCCCGTCGAGTAG
- the ureA gene encoding urease subunit gamma translates to MRLTPTERDRLLLFGAAELARARRARGLRLNVPEATALIADTVCEAARDGARLAEAVERARAVLGPDDVLPGVADVVTEVHVEAVFDDGSRLAVVSRPIGGDDGEGAGEGEGDRAPGALLPGPAHADPAPVVELRVRNTATVPVSVTSHFHFFEANPRLDFDRAAAYGMRLAVPAGSSVRFGPGERVEVGLLPIGGDRVAIGFAGLVDGALDAPGAKREALRRAAACGYLGARA, encoded by the coding sequence GTGCGACTGACCCCGACCGAACGCGACCGGCTGCTGCTCTTCGGCGCGGCCGAGCTGGCCCGGGCCCGCAGGGCACGCGGGCTGCGGCTCAACGTGCCCGAGGCGACCGCGCTCATCGCCGACACCGTGTGCGAGGCGGCGCGCGACGGCGCCCGGCTCGCCGAGGCCGTCGAGCGGGCCAGGGCCGTGCTCGGCCCGGACGACGTGCTCCCGGGCGTCGCGGACGTGGTGACCGAGGTGCACGTGGAGGCCGTCTTCGACGACGGCTCCCGGCTCGCCGTGGTGTCCCGGCCGATCGGCGGCGACGACGGCGAGGGCGCGGGCGAGGGCGAGGGCGACCGGGCGCCGGGGGCCCTCCTTCCCGGGCCCGCGCACGCCGACCCCGCGCCGGTCGTGGAGCTCCGCGTGCGCAACACCGCCACCGTCCCCGTCTCGGTGACCTCGCACTTCCACTTCTTCGAGGCCAACCCCCGGCTCGACTTCGACCGCGCCGCCGCGTACGGCATGCGGCTCGCCGTGCCCGCCGGGTCCTCCGTGCGCTTCGGTCCCGGCGAGCGCGTCGAGGTCGGTCTCCTGCCGATCGGCGGCGACCGCGTCGCGATCGGCTTCGCCGGCCTGGTCGACGGCGCCCTCGACGCGCCGGGCGCGAAGCGGGAGGCCCTGCGCAGGGCCGCCGCCTGCGGCTACCTGGGGGCGAGGGCATGA
- a CDS encoding YceI family protein — MGLFGRKNDNDTPAAAPAAVSPELAALTGDYELDPAHSSIGFVARHAMVTNVKGSFLDFTGSLHLDGTDPAKSTAVIDVTMDSIDTGNADRDGHLKSADFFKTEEFPKMTFRSTGAEALGGDDYRVTGDLTILGTTRPLTIDLEFNGAATDPFGNQRVGFEGKAQLLRSEWGLTWNAALETGGVLVSDKIKLTFDISAIKSAS, encoded by the coding sequence ATGGGACTCTTCGGCCGCAAGAACGACAACGACACCCCCGCCGCCGCCCCCGCCGCCGTCAGCCCTGAACTCGCCGCGCTGACCGGTGACTACGAGCTGGACCCCGCGCACAGCAGCATCGGCTTCGTCGCCCGCCACGCGATGGTCACGAACGTCAAGGGTTCCTTCCTCGACTTCACCGGCTCGCTGCACCTCGACGGCACCGACCCGGCCAAGTCGACGGCCGTCATCGACGTGACGATGGACAGCATCGACACCGGCAACGCGGACCGTGACGGCCACCTCAAGAGCGCGGACTTCTTCAAGACCGAGGAGTTCCCGAAGATGACCTTCCGCTCCACCGGGGCCGAGGCGCTCGGCGGCGACGACTACCGCGTCACCGGCGACCTGACCATCCTCGGCACCACCCGGCCGCTCACCATCGACCTGGAGTTCAACGGGGCGGCCACGGACCCGTTCGGCAACCAGCGCGTCGGCTTCGAGGGCAAGGCCCAGCTGCTGCGCTCGGAGTGGGGCCTGACGTGGAACGCGGCCCTGGAGACGGGTGGCGTGCTGGTCTCCGACAAGATCAAGCTCACCTTCGACATCTCGGCGATCAAGAGCGCCTCGTAA
- a CDS encoding TetR/AcrR family transcriptional regulator — protein MEMIAERGLEKLTMAALGREVGMSSGHLLYYFGSKDELLLRTLEWSEGRLGARRRQLLAQDTPARARLDAYVDLYVPQGHRDPHWTLWLEVWNRSLNADAGGRDRQAAIEGAWHRDLVALLAEGVSHGEFRAVDPDRVATRLRALLDGLSIHLAIGLRGTDRPQVLDHAREFTDQTLGTGPVADA, from the coding sequence ATGGAGATGATCGCCGAGCGCGGCCTGGAGAAGCTCACCATGGCCGCGCTCGGCCGCGAGGTCGGCATGAGCAGCGGCCACCTCCTCTACTACTTCGGCTCCAAGGACGAACTGCTGCTCCGCACCCTGGAGTGGAGCGAGGGACGGCTCGGCGCCCGGCGCCGGCAGCTACTCGCCCAGGACACCCCGGCCCGCGCGCGCCTGGACGCCTACGTCGACCTGTACGTGCCCCAGGGCCACCGCGATCCGCACTGGACGCTCTGGCTGGAGGTGTGGAACCGCTCGCTCAACGCCGACGCGGGCGGCCGCGACCGGCAGGCAGCCATCGAGGGCGCCTGGCACCGCGACCTGGTGGCGCTGCTCGCCGAGGGCGTCTCGCACGGCGAGTTCCGCGCCGTCGACCCCGACCGGGTCGCGACCCGGCTGCGGGCGCTCCTCGACGGTCTGAGCATCCATCTGGCGATCGGCCTGCGCGGCACGGACCGTCCTCAAGTCCTCGACCACGCGCGGGAGTTCACCGACCAGACGCTGGGTACGGGGCCGGTCGCGGACGCTTGA
- a CDS encoding PD40 domain-containing protein, translating into MRHSTQRAALAAAAVVAAVTATALPAASAAPAAPRTAGVSVTPGGTAGNAAASTAVISRDGKVVAFDSEASDLVAGDTNGRSDVFVRTLATGRTERVALPGRQLRSPSLSGDGRYVAVITAPADDYGASDVRLYDRRTKKFQRLDVELPDGFDGRGAGTVALTPNARYAVFDTRKREGSDGQVVFLRDREKKTTERISHPNPGWEPRSAHTPTVSDDGREVVYAHNYTNGPRGDDWSDVWLRDRTTGRLTQIDRSHDGSTTEKESLEPSLSGDGRTVVFESRDTHLVPHDDDKAWNVFVHDLATGKNRRVHGTQGGPGAAYTRAPAISADGRRLTYMTEVREPGSQYGTEQPVYVRDLKTGRTALVTPDATGGTASAKAVPGAISANGKRVAFLSADAGLLPGDTNDGYDAFVRYLG; encoded by the coding sequence ATGCGCCACAGCACCCAGCGCGCCGCCCTGGCCGCCGCGGCCGTCGTCGCGGCGGTCACGGCGACCGCCCTGCCCGCGGCCTCCGCGGCGCCCGCCGCGCCCCGCACGGCCGGCGTGAGCGTCACGCCCGGCGGCACGGCGGGCAACGCGGCCGCCTCGACCGCGGTGATCAGCCGCGACGGCAAGGTCGTCGCCTTCGACTCGGAGGCGAGCGACCTGGTGGCCGGTGACACCAACGGCCGCTCCGACGTGTTCGTCCGCACCCTGGCCACCGGACGCACGGAGCGCGTCGCCCTCCCGGGCCGCCAGCTCCGCAGCCCCTCGCTCAGCGGCGACGGCCGCTACGTCGCCGTCATCACCGCCCCGGCCGACGACTACGGCGCGTCCGACGTCCGCCTGTACGACCGCAGGACGAAGAAGTTCCAGCGCCTCGACGTGGAGCTGCCGGACGGCTTCGACGGCAGGGGCGCGGGCACCGTCGCCCTCACCCCGAACGCCCGCTACGCCGTCTTCGACACCCGCAAGCGCGAGGGCTCCGACGGCCAGGTCGTGTTCCTGCGCGACCGCGAGAAGAAGACCACGGAGCGCATCAGCCACCCCAACCCCGGCTGGGAGCCGCGCTCCGCGCACACCCCGACGGTCAGCGACGACGGCCGCGAGGTCGTCTACGCGCACAACTACACCAACGGCCCGCGGGGCGACGACTGGAGCGACGTCTGGCTGCGCGACCGCACCACCGGGCGCCTGACGCAGATCGACCGCTCCCACGACGGCTCCACGACCGAGAAGGAGTCCCTCGAACCGTCCCTCAGCGGCGACGGCCGCACGGTCGTCTTCGAGTCCCGCGACACCCACCTCGTGCCGCACGACGACGACAAGGCCTGGAACGTCTTCGTCCACGACCTCGCCACCGGCAAGAACCGGCGTGTCCACGGCACCCAGGGCGGCCCCGGCGCGGCCTACACCCGCGCCCCCGCCATCAGCGCCGACGGCCGCCGCCTCACCTATATGACGGAGGTGCGGGAGCCCGGCAGCCAGTACGGCACCGAACAGCCCGTCTACGTACGGGACCTGAAGACCGGCAGGACCGCCCTCGTCACCCCCGACGCCACCGGCGGCACCGCCTCGGCCAAGGCGGTCCCGGGCGCGATCTCGGCGAACGGCAAGCGCGTCGCGTTCCTGTCGGCGGACGCGGGCCTGCTGCCGGGCGACACGAACGACGGCTACGACGCGTTCGTGCGCTACCTCGGCTGA